The Mucilaginibacter rubeus genomic interval ATATACACTACATGTTGCTGGTGATTTATTTTTACTTTTTGATGCCTGAGGTTATTAAGGCATTCGTTGTACACGGCACCGTACAGGTAAGCCTTTATTGAGCCGGAGATATTCAACCGCTCTTTACGTTCCCAAAGCCGCATGAAAACATTTTGTACCATGCCCTTTGCGGTGTCTTCATCTCTTAAAATGGAGATAGCATATACGTGCAATGGCCTGATGAAGTGCTTATACACCTTTTCGAAGGTGGCTTCATCGCCCGAGAGCAGCAGCGGGATTACTTGTTCGCTATTTAAATCCAAAATATGATCAATTTGGGTTAACATTTT includes:
- a CDS encoding RNA polymerase sigma-70 factor, producing the protein MLTQIDHILDLNSEQVIPLLLSGDEATFEKVYKHFIRPLHVYAISILRDEDTAKGMVQNVFMRLWERKERLNISGSIKAYLYGAVYNECLNNLRHQKVKINHQQHVVYMTKDKVDEGTGMELLDLKEKLQQALNDLPEKCRTVFQLSRFEDLKYQEIADELGISIKTVENQMGKALKTLRLKLVDYLPLFIWVISRAFNII